One genomic region from Vitis riparia cultivar Riparia Gloire de Montpellier isolate 1030 chromosome 17, EGFV_Vit.rip_1.0, whole genome shotgun sequence encodes:
- the LOC117904019 gene encoding uncharacterized protein LOC117904019: MPKFSTYDEFSDPFDHIMHYQQLMTLDIGYDALLYKVFLASLQGQALSWFHCLQINSVDNFWDLSEAYVGQYLCSAQHKQNISTLQNIKIQENELLREFVKRFGQAVLQAESYNMDVVLQIFKGSICPGTPFFESLAKKPLVTMDDLLIRANKYSMLEDGVRVATQQILVTSQPVKNNAVRNPKTVSQRRQSSRGQGEQRQPDQSNLTPLSVSYEKLIPMIRELSDFRWPEPLKMDPTKSDCNRKYAYHKEHEHTMEQCRSLHYLVEKLIKAGHLKQYIRSEGKSGETS; this comes from the coding sequence ATGCCAAAGTTCTCCACATACGACGAGTTTAGTGATCCATTTGATCATATCATGCACTACCAACAActcatgacccttgacataGGGTATGACGCGCTGTTGTACAAAGTCTTTCTGGCCAGCCTCCAAGGTCAGGCTCTCTCATGGTTCCATTGCCTCCAGATAAATTCCGTCGATAATTTCTGGGATCTCTCGGAGGCCTACGTGGGACAATATCTGTGCTCAGCACAACATAAGCAAAATATCAGCAccctgcaaaacataaaaatacagGAGAATGAATTGCTGAGGGAATTCGTAAAACGGTTTGGGCAAGCTGTACTCCAAGCAGAGTCTTATAACATGGACGTTGTCCTCCAAATATTTAAGGGGAGTATCTGCCCAGGCACACCTTTCTTCGAGTCCCTTGCTAAAAAGCCCCTCGTAACTATGGACGACCTGCTCATACGGGCGAACAAATATTCCATGCTCGAAGACGGTGTTCGCGTAGCCACTCAGCAGATCTTGGTTACTAGCCAACCTGTTAAGAACAATGCGGTTAGGAACCCCAAAACCGTGAGCCAAAGAAGGCAATCAAGTAGGGGGCAAGGCGAACAGCGCCAGCCGGACCAGTCTAATCTCACCCCCCTTAGTGTGTCATATGAGAAACTCATCCCCATGATCCGTGAGCTTTCCGACTTTAGGTGGCCAGAGCCCCTAAAAATGGACCCAACCAAGAGCGATTGCAACAGAAAATATGCCTATCACAAAGAGCATGAACATACTATGGAGCAATGTAGAAGTCTCCACTACTTGGTGGAGAAACTTATAAAAGCTGGACACTTGAAACAGTACATCCGCTCAGAAGGAAAAAGTGGGGAGACATCCTAA